Proteins from one Pseudomonas sp. KBS0710 genomic window:
- a CDS encoding antibiotic biosynthesis monooxygenase: protein MVYEIALLPVYKAQFEAFRAAFAEVLPLLSRAKGYGGHMLAQGVESPEVFNLIVRWETLEDHTPGFEASEDHRVFMSGLEAYFSAEPAVYHVEAFACGTSLSNDVNLMAR, encoded by the coding sequence ATGGTTTACGAGATCGCGCTGCTGCCGGTTTACAAAGCACAATTCGAAGCGTTTAGAGCCGCATTTGCCGAGGTCTTGCCGCTGCTCAGCCGCGCTAAAGGTTACGGTGGGCATATGCTCGCGCAAGGGGTTGAAAGCCCAGAGGTGTTCAACTTGATAGTGCGCTGGGAGACCTTGGAGGATCACACGCCGGGGTTTGAGGCGAGTGAAGATCATCGTGTGTTTATGTCGGGGTTGGAGGCGTACTTCTCTGCAGAACCGGCGGTTTACCATGTGGAGGCGTTTGCCTGTGGAACTTCTCTAAGCAACGATGTCAATTTAATGGCTCGCTAG
- a CDS encoding zinc-dependent alcohol dehydrogenase family protein, translating to MKALILNAFGGPQAFELRDVPKPVPHAGHVLVQVYATSINPLDYQVRRGDYPDLVPLPAITGHDVSGVVEALGPGVTAFAPGDEVWYTPQIFDGPGSYAEYHVAAEHIIGKKPAALSHLEAASLSLVGGTAWEALVVRAALRVGESVLVHGGAGGVGHVAIQLAKAIGAKVFTTVRKANIEFARSQGADVIIDYEKDDYLEVILRETAGRGVDVVFDTIGGNTLARSPDALAQLGRVVSIVDIAQPQNLVNAWGKNASYHFVFTRQNRGKLDELSALVERGQLRPHVGEVYSLADIPLAHARLERRNNGLQGKIAIAVAPSLLA from the coding sequence ATGAAAGCATTGATACTCAACGCATTTGGCGGCCCGCAAGCGTTCGAACTTCGCGACGTGCCTAAGCCCGTCCCCCATGCCGGGCACGTGTTAGTGCAGGTTTACGCCACTTCCATCAACCCGTTGGATTATCAGGTGCGACGTGGCGACTACCCTGACCTGGTGCCCTTGCCGGCGATAACCGGGCACGACGTTTCCGGCGTCGTCGAAGCCCTCGGGCCAGGCGTCACTGCTTTTGCACCAGGCGATGAGGTTTGGTACACCCCGCAAATATTTGACGGCCCCGGCAGTTACGCCGAGTACCACGTGGCGGCCGAACACATCATCGGCAAAAAGCCTGCAGCCCTGAGCCACTTGGAAGCCGCGAGCCTGAGCCTGGTCGGCGGCACCGCCTGGGAAGCGCTGGTGGTGCGCGCGGCGCTGCGGGTCGGCGAGAGCGTTCTGGTACATGGCGGCGCAGGCGGCGTCGGCCATGTGGCGATCCAACTGGCAAAAGCCATCGGCGCCAAGGTGTTCACCACCGTACGCAAAGCCAACATTGAGTTCGCCCGCAGCCAGGGCGCCGATGTGATCATCGACTATGAAAAGGACGATTACCTTGAGGTCATCCTGCGCGAAACCGCTGGTCGTGGCGTTGATGTGGTGTTTGACACCATCGGCGGCAACACCTTGGCCCGCAGCCCCGACGCACTCGCGCAACTGGGCCGTGTGGTGTCGATTGTGGACATTGCGCAGCCGCAAAATCTGGTTAACGCCTGGGGCAAGAATGCCAGTTATCACTTTGTCTTCACGCGGCAGAACCGCGGCAAGCTGGATGAACTCAGCGCGTTGGTAGAACGCGGACAACTGCGGCCACACGTGGGTGAGGTGTATTCGCTGGCAGATATCCCGCTCGCCCACGCGCGGTTGGAGCGTCGCAATAACGGCCTGCAGGGGAAGATTGCGATTGCCGTCGCGCCGTCGCTTCTCGCGTGA
- a CDS encoding helix-turn-helix transcriptional regulator, whose translation MELLDVFKALSNQTRLEILKGLKDPEKNFPAQDEGDVHTVGVCVSSIQEGIGLSQSTVSGYLATLQRVGLVEVTRIGQWTYYKRNEANIRVLAEIIGKEL comes from the coding sequence ATGGAACTACTCGACGTATTCAAAGCCCTCTCAAACCAGACACGCCTGGAAATACTGAAAGGTTTGAAAGACCCCGAAAAGAACTTCCCCGCACAAGATGAGGGTGACGTTCACACGGTGGGCGTGTGCGTAAGCAGTATCCAGGAAGGCATCGGCCTTTCGCAGTCCACCGTGTCGGGCTACCTGGCCACCTTGCAACGGGTGGGGTTGGTCGAAGTCACCCGTATCGGGCAGTGGACCTACTACAAGCGTAACGAGGCAAACATCCGTGTGCTTGCGGAGATCATAGGCAAAGAGTTGTAG
- a CDS encoding DUF2867 domain-containing protein has protein sequence MVTTDVIHTLGTPAELDYYDRRSVMLPTDVTALEAWNIVTAERGWPMQLAFRIRDGISSLFGVKRIGGFSGTPQNAVQAGERLDFFLVEHSTPDRLVLTERDRHLDVMICLSVSDRVFTITSSVITHNTFGRLYMLPVGPVHKLIVNNDLRRLKRKLDALQK, from the coding sequence TTGGTTACTACAGATGTTATTCACACACTGGGCACACCTGCAGAGCTGGATTACTACGACCGCAGGTCGGTCATGTTGCCAACTGATGTCACCGCACTGGAGGCCTGGAACATTGTGACCGCCGAGCGCGGGTGGCCGATGCAGTTGGCTTTTCGAATCCGCGACGGGATTTCGTCGCTGTTTGGGGTGAAACGTATCGGTGGGTTCTCCGGCACACCGCAAAATGCGGTACAGGCGGGCGAGCGCTTGGACTTCTTTCTGGTGGAGCACAGTACTCCCGATAGGTTGGTGCTGACCGAGCGCGACCGGCACCTGGATGTGATGATTTGTCTGTCTGTCAGTGACCGCGTGTTTACGATCACCTCATCGGTGATCACCCATAACACCTTTGGGCGCCTGTACATGTTGCCGGTGGGGCCGGTGCACAAGCTCATCGTCAACAATGACTTGAGGCGACTGAAACGCAAGCTGGATGCGCTGCAAAAGTAA
- a CDS encoding ketopantoate reductase family protein, whose amino-acid sequence MRVTVVGAGAIGGFLACKLFAAGHDVSVVARGETLAAIGEHGLKLHTGDEVLVAPLKATCVPEELGIQDMVIFAVKAPALPSVVEQAKALIGPQTIVIPALNGLPWWYFLQSADALAGMRLEAVDPVGAIEKAVPVAAVVGCVVFASCTVLSPGVIKHMSGSRIVFGEPTGGNSARVDATTQVFCDAGFDAHAHANVREEIWLKLLGNACFNPVSLLVGCATDELIDDPFLHALFIGMMDELLDLGRALGIAPQIDSAQRIAITRKLGKVKTSMLQDVEGHKPVEIEAILGTLVSVADRVGAPIPRTRTVYALARMRAKNLGILPG is encoded by the coding sequence ATGCGTGTCACAGTCGTAGGTGCTGGAGCAATCGGTGGTTTCCTGGCGTGCAAATTGTTCGCCGCTGGCCACGATGTCAGCGTGGTCGCGCGTGGCGAAACACTCGCCGCTATTGGTGAGCATGGGTTGAAACTGCACACAGGCGATGAAGTGTTGGTTGCGCCGCTGAAAGCGACCTGCGTACCTGAAGAGCTTGGCATTCAGGACATGGTGATATTTGCCGTCAAGGCGCCGGCACTGCCCAGTGTGGTGGAACAGGCCAAGGCACTGATTGGCCCGCAAACTATCGTAATTCCCGCACTCAATGGGTTGCCCTGGTGGTATTTCCTGCAGTCGGCAGACGCTTTGGCGGGTATGCGTCTTGAGGCTGTCGACCCCGTTGGCGCGATAGAAAAGGCTGTGCCCGTTGCAGCCGTTGTCGGTTGCGTTGTATTTGCCTCATGTACCGTGCTGAGTCCCGGTGTGATCAAGCACATGTCCGGAAGCCGAATAGTGTTCGGCGAGCCGACCGGTGGCAATAGCGCGCGCGTGGATGCCACCACCCAGGTTTTTTGTGACGCAGGTTTTGACGCCCACGCCCACGCCAATGTGCGCGAGGAAATATGGTTGAAGCTCCTGGGCAATGCCTGCTTCAACCCGGTCAGCCTGTTGGTGGGTTGCGCGACCGATGAGCTGATCGACGACCCATTCCTGCACGCCTTGTTCATCGGCATGATGGACGAGTTGCTGGATTTGGGCCGCGCACTGGGCATTGCCCCTCAGATTGATTCCGCGCAACGCATTGCCATCACCCGCAAGCTCGGCAAGGTCAAAACCTCGATGCTGCAAGACGTTGAGGGGCACAAGCCGGTCGAGATCGAGGCCATCCTTGGCACGCTTGTTTCAGTGGCCGATCGCGTCGGGGCACCGATACCTC